In Longimicrobiaceae bacterium, one genomic interval encodes:
- a CDS encoding DHA2 family efflux MFS transporter permease subunit produces the protein MTIPARLPCDAPPPAEHAGPSAGATEASVVGGRWIVAATVMGSGLAFLDATAVNVAVPALQEQMQATSAQVQWVLESYSLVLAGCILAAGALGDRYGRRRVFAAGVCLFAAASLACGLAPAMGALIAARAVQGLGAALLMPGSLAILGSAFQGQARARAIGLWSSLTSVAGVVGPVAGGWIADHLSWRWIFFVNLPLAAAVLLVTLRHVPESRGSGRGRLDLAGAVLATVALAGLVYAALESPRLGVGDARVIAAAGVAVLAGAALVRRERRLERAAVAGRASPVEPMLPLGLFRGRAFAGLNLLTLCLYAAFGAFFWIPFDLVLAHGYSATLAGAALLPMTLAALLLAPRSDAVARRVGTGAVLAAGPALAALGFVLFAVLNADAGYWRGVFPASLVLGVGLGITVAPLTNAVLGSVDAGHVGVASGVNNAVARAAGVLALAALAPLVAHVFDRALDGHLAAMEHAGTALPAAARAALDAGRAKLAAAPTPPGLDAATSAAVRAALRASTDAGFRVAMLVCSALAGLAAVTGWRVRTSLGAAPPPVRRPAA, from the coding sequence ATGACCATCCCCGCGCGCCTGCCCTGTGACGCTCCCCCTCCGGCCGAGCACGCCGGCCCGTCCGCGGGCGCGACGGAGGCGAGCGTCGTGGGCGGGCGGTGGATCGTCGCGGCGACAGTGATGGGGTCGGGGCTGGCGTTCCTGGACGCGACGGCGGTGAACGTGGCCGTGCCCGCGCTCCAGGAGCAGATGCAGGCCACGTCCGCGCAGGTGCAGTGGGTGCTGGAGAGCTACTCGCTGGTGCTGGCGGGCTGCATCCTCGCGGCCGGCGCACTGGGCGACCGCTACGGGCGGAGGCGCGTGTTCGCCGCCGGCGTGTGCCTGTTCGCCGCCGCGTCGCTCGCGTGCGGCCTGGCGCCGGCGATGGGCGCCCTCATCGCCGCGCGCGCCGTGCAGGGCCTGGGCGCCGCGCTGCTCATGCCCGGCAGCCTCGCCATCCTGGGCTCCGCGTTCCAAGGACAGGCGCGGGCGCGGGCCATCGGGCTGTGGTCGTCGCTCACGTCCGTCGCGGGAGTGGTGGGGCCGGTGGCCGGCGGATGGATCGCGGACCACCTGTCGTGGCGGTGGATCTTCTTCGTGAACCTGCCGCTCGCCGCCGCGGTGCTGCTCGTCACGCTGCGCCACGTGCCGGAGAGCCGCGGCAGCGGGCGCGGGCGGCTGGACCTCGCCGGGGCGGTGCTCGCCACGGTAGCGCTGGCGGGCCTGGTATACGCCGCGCTGGAGTCGCCGCGTCTGGGCGTGGGCGACGCGCGTGTGATCGCCGCGGCGGGCGTGGCCGTGCTCGCGGGCGCGGCGCTGGTGCGTCGCGAGCGGCGGCTGGAGCGCGCGGCGGTGGCCGGCCGTGCATCTCCCGTGGAGCCGATGCTGCCGCTGGGGCTGTTCCGCGGGCGGGCCTTCGCGGGGCTGAACCTGCTCACGCTGTGCCTGTACGCGGCGTTCGGCGCCTTCTTCTGGATCCCGTTCGACCTGGTGCTCGCGCACGGCTACTCCGCCACGCTCGCCGGCGCGGCGCTGCTGCCCATGACGCTGGCCGCGCTGCTGCTGGCGCCCCGCAGCGACGCGGTGGCGCGGCGGGTGGGCACCGGCGCCGTCCTTGCCGCGGGGCCCGCGCTCGCCGCGCTCGGCTTCGTCCTCTTCGCCGTGCTGAACGCGGACGCGGGCTACTGGCGCGGCGTGTTCCCGGCGTCGCTGGTGCTGGGCGTGGGCCTGGGGATCACGGTCGCGCCGCTGACCAACGCCGTGCTGGGCTCGGTGGATGCGGGGCACGTGGGCGTCGCGTCGGGCGTGAACAACGCCGTGGCGCGCGCGGCGGGCGTGCTCGCACTGGCCGCGCTGGCGCCGCTCGTCGCGCACGTGTTCGACCGCGCGCTCGACGGGCACCTCGCAGCGATGGAGCACGCCGGCACGGCCCTTCCCGCCGCCGCGCGCGCGGCGCTCGACGCGGGCCGCGCGAAGCTGGCCGCGGCGCCCACGCCGCCCGGCCTGGACGCCGCCACGTCTGCCGCGGTCCGCGCCGCCTTGCGCGCATCTACCGACGCCGGCT